taggcttttctttttattattttttttaaaagatttatttatttatttgaatggaatgcacggggtgtggggggaaatttcaagcagactctctgctgagcagggagccggacctggggattgatctcacaaccctgagattatgacttcagccaaaatgaagagtctgacgtttacccactaagccactcaggtgccccttattttggtttctttttaacattttatttttaagtaatctctactcccactGTGGGGAcagaactcacaaccctgagatcaagagttgctgaTCCACACTGTCCATGAAATCACTGAGAAAAAATCATATGGCATAAAAGGGTTAAACTATGCACAGAAAAACTAACCCACATTATTCCCAGATCCCATGCAATATTCTTCTCCAAGTCAGATGCACTTCTCTTATTCATGCTCCCACCCTCTCCAGGGAGGTCTCTGCTTATGCATTCCACCAAACTGACTCTCAGGAAGGTCAGCAAAGGCATCTGTTTCTGACATCACAGGCAGTTTCAATCCACATCTTCCAGGAATCCGCTGATGGTATTCAAAGCACATTTACTTCCTTAAAGACACTCACCAGCATCCTCCCTTATCCCTGTGCTGTATGGCCAAGAGTCCACCGTCTCCTTTGTGGCTCTTCTCTCCCGTTCCTTCAATGGCTGAAGAGCCTCAGAATCAAGTTTATGTCTGTTTCTCACATGACACGGTCTCCCTGCGTGACCACCTCTGTTTCTCACTTTGCCTGCTAGATGTGGACCTCAGCCATGGCGTTTCTTGTCAACTGCCAGCTCACCTGCCCCCGACACCGGACATACATGTCTCCATGTCTGCCAGTGACCTGCCGAAGGGCCCGCAGATTTTCTGTGTGCACTTCCTGTGTGCCTCTACCTCTCTGCTCAGGCAGCAGGTGAGAGAAGTCACGTCCTTTCCTTCTTCATTAGAACACTAGGTAGGAGGTTTGTTTATAGATTCCATCCCTACAGCAACCATATTTATATGTCCCTACAACCAAAGATGTAGACATCAGGATCTGTACTTATTATGTCCTATAGCCTAAGGTCAATGTGCAAGTGTCTTAGAGAAAGTCAGTTGTCATTTCCATCGTTAATGCAGTATGATGGTAAATGCATACTGCTGTCCATTTCCAATGAAGTTACACAATCAGACCTGGTGTTCCTCTTTGAAAATCCTTTTGTCCTTAAAGttccataaagaagaaaatgataaactgattacatattataaatatattttgttatattctgCTATGTAAAGGTGCACATAATATTATATGAAAAAACTGAATCTTatcaatatttacataaataaatatttaaatagataaatagacacAAACAAGGTCATCTGTAAGCAACTACTGCTTGTAGAGTTGACATGTTCTGAGAACACTTGACAGACTGACTGTGTTCATGTCTTCGCAACAGCAGAAGTGAGAGTTTCTGACTAGGCAGAACTCCAGAATGTGTGATGTTACAGTCAGAGGGAATCATTTCCATGTTGAAATGGGTCTCACTTCCTGCTCCTTAATTCCTTTCGCAAGGCTGTTGATGCATACAAGGGTTTCATGATCTCTGCTCGGACCATCTCCCAGGCACAAGGGCTATATTGCTTCTCTTGCAGATAGAGGGAGATTCTCTGGAAGTAGTTCCTCAGGATGGAGTCCCCATTCACCAGGGGCATGCATCTCTCCTACCCCCGCCTCCTGCAGGGAACAGGCTTCCAGGTGGCCCAGCTGCTCAGAAAGTCCTAAGCACAATTCCTCCAGGAGGGTCGTGTTCCAGGGAGCAGGTGAGGCCTCTGTGCAGAAGAGGTGGAAGGTCTTCTGGTTCGTCACATGGATGACAGAGAGGGCTTGAGCCTTCTGCAGCTGCTTGCCATCAAACACCTCCTGGGGGAAGCCAAAATCATTTGTGTAGTTGTCACAGGAGCTAGCAGACAGTCTCCTCATTTGTCGCAGGAGCATCAGGGTCCTCCAGTGCAGCAGGCCATGGTCCTGAGGCAGGTCACATCCCAGAGAGCCTAGGGAGTGGCAGCTGAGCACCACCAGGGCCACCAAGAAGGAGCAGGGCAAAGCCATTGGGGATCCTGTAGGTGCTGTTGGCCTGGCTGGGGCGGGCACGTCTGGGACCCGTGGCTCTAGCTTCTCTGAACATCTTGTCTTGTGCATGTGGCTTAAGTAGGGGACATAGGTGTTTTCAATTTCTgaatgtttcccttcctttctacttctctttttgctttcctttctacaCTTTCTTCTGGGGTTTGGAGCATGGGTTTCtcaactgtttctttttcctattgcCGCCTCCTGTCACAGTCTTTCGAATATTTATGTAATTGAACCTTCCAAAAAAACATGGTAACACAGATCTAAAGTCTATATTGTTATGTATTGATAGCTCtgctttatagattaaaaaagacAGAGTTCATTTTAGTCTGTTTAATTCAGAATTAAGATGGACGAAAAATTTCAACTGAAAGCTATATTTTAAACCTAATTACTCTTTACTGGATATCTGAATATGATGTGTGACttctacatttttcttacttaaatggAAATATGAAAGTACAATGCAAATTAAGTATTTCTAGAAAGACAATACTATCAGTGTCCCTAGATTCTGAGAATCATTCCAAATTGCTAACAGACAATGAATTTTTCAAACGTTTATTGgatgtttgtttttactgtacGGTATTTTAGTATGGCctcaataagaaaatgatttttaacttcAATTGATGCTAGATACTCAacaatttattctaaaaatattttctctatttagtACCAGATAGAATTCCCGATTCAATGAATacattttgaataattaaatgattatgtagaatctatttgtatttatttccaaagCCCGCATCAAAACAAGGCTCAAACACCAGCAACTTCGACAAGACAGCACACGGCATGTTCAAGACTTGTTCCCAACCCTAGAACTACTTGTTACATTGTTGGAAATAATTGGAACAAGTGTTCCCTCTGGTAGGGGGATGCTGAAATGTGGGAGAGACCTTGAAGCTCCAGAGCAGGAAGGATGGGGAAAATCTCTGGACCTTCTGCTCACCTTTACTAGGAATCTATCTgctgtttttgtaaagaaaaaagaaaaaagaaaaagagaaagaaagaaaaaagaaaaagaaaaaaaaaggtatttttgttGAAGGTCATGGCTTATAACACTAGCAGAGTCTGTTCATTCCAGGaaagtttttgtgtttgtttgtgtttctttgcttGCGCTGGAGGAAAATCTCCCACCAGGGGACAGACTTCCACATACAACACGAGCCTGTGTGCACACCTGGTCACTGTGTAGCCCACCTTGCCCCCTCGCTGGCAGCCTCCCCTGTAAAGACTGTGATGGGCCACAGAACAGCAGCCTCCTGCTCCTatctcctctctgctcctgccactGTGACATCACTGCAGTGGGGACATTCCCTCAGGTCAACAATAgtcaccaggagaaaaaaaacaacaaggcTTCTGCTAGGAGAGATTCGAAAAAACCTGGAAATTTCAAACAACTTGAGTTCTTCTTTGTGGCTTTGTAATTGGAAGTAAAAGGGCcagacagaaaccacaaaggaaaaggaagcagctgTGTGAATGGGCAGGAGAGgctcctgaggagggaggggggaggggagctcacAGGAGGTTTCTCCACTGGGGAGAGGGAAACTCTGTGATTGGAGAGTGACAGGATGGGATCTCGGAGGGCGTGGAGGAAGGGGACATGTGCTGTACCAGAACATATGGAGTATGCGGACATAGGCACAGTGTATATGTATACGTATTACATTACTGTGTAACTAATTTCATTCAGTGGATAGGACACCCGTTCCcaatgggtattttatttttttcacagcagTATTTTTGAGGATCCGCCCTTTGTAGTCAGATACAGGGGAAAGGCTATGAAAAGATCAATATTCAGGGAAAACATAAGATAATAGTTCTCATCTGTTAAGATGAGACTTTCACTCAGTGGAAGTTACTAGATGCTTTGAAATGTGCCACTTCATTATCACAACAGCTCTAGGAATATTTCTACCTCACTTTACATCCAGGGAAACTGAGCTATAGAGTGTTCAAGTGAGGTTTTCATGATCAAACAACGAGTTGGAAGCAGAATCCAGATGCAGGGCACAGTCCTGTAGCCCATGTCATAAATTCCTGCCTGAGGTTCTTCTTGGAGAATTCTGAAACTTTCTTTCTTCCACACTTCCTGGAGATCATTCTTCCCTAGTTGCATCCCACCTGCACTGGCTGCTCCATCGCTGTGCCCCTGACAggcccccttctccttctcagcCGTAAATGTTAAAGACTCTCTGAAGCTTTAGGGCATCTTCTCATTTCACTCATGTGAGACAGAAGGACTTTCAGTACAGTGCCTCAATTTCCAAATACGCAAAGGAAATTGCGATTTAATGTCTCCAGGACATGCATTGTTGGAGAGTCCAGACTCACCCTTGCATCTCCAGTGGGAAGTCCGCTGTCCCCTCTTCCTGACTTTCCTCCTTCAGGCTCCTGGTCACAGATCCCCCTGGCCTCTAGCACTGTGAAGAGGTAGCGTCAGACTACTCTAGAATgattgctttccctctctctctgctggcaaAGCCAGCAtatttccctctgctcttcacaaGGGCAGCCTAGTGGTGATTCCAAAGGTACAACTCACAAACCAGTGGGCTGCACCAACTAGGGAGGACTGGACATTGTAACTACCCAGTGGAAACACACAGAGCCTCGAACCATGCTTCCGTAACAGCTCAAGTTCCTACCATTGCCTGCTCCTGGCGAGTAGTGATTGTCTGCGTGCTCCTTTTTCTCCTGGTACCAGCGCTGAGACTAGCCCTGGGACCTCAGCTGTGAGtggatctaagaagagttgttgttttctgttttcttgcaaTTGGTGGTTGTTGGTTTTGTTCTTGTGCTGCAGCTATGAGGTCAGGAAAAGTGTTCCAAATGGTTCAGTGTTGATCCAGAAACCAGAGGATCCTGCAATACGTGAACACATGAACAACTTCAGGCTAGCTCTGTCCTGCGGACGGAGGCCCTTAGGGACAGCCCTGTCACAGACACATTTTACCGACAATGCTGAGTAACTTAACTCAACATGTTGTACTgctgaggcagaaagaggagtCCTTAGAAAGATGGATCTCATGGGCATATGACTTAGTGCTGTAGGTCAAGAATATCATCTGCAGgtccctttcttgctttcttcctttttatcattTCCCTTTCCTTATGTCTTCATTTGAATATGAAGAGATGGGTCGCTGAATTTTGACTCAGACTCCTTCCCGGTAGTCACTGTGTTTCTTCTGTCTCAGATGGAGATGGATTCTCTGGAAGCACGTCTTCAAGGCTAGGGCAGGGCCCTCAAACCCAGGGGCGGCTCCCCCACTCCCATCGCAGGTACCACACaggttcccagggttctggctgCCCCAGCAGGGACGGGTTCAGGCAGCAAACGGCGGGGCCCAGTGAGGAAGAGGGTGAAGGTCAGCTGAAGCATCTCAAGGAGGACAGACTTGGTGTGGACCTCTTGGAAGTGGCAGCCACGCACCTTGTCCCAGTGGAGGTGTCCCTGGTACAGGAGAAGGAACTGATGTTCCTCCTCTGTTCAGAAGCAGCAGGTCCACCTGTGAAGCTGCCTGGGGCCAGGAGGCAGCTCACAGCCCAGAGCTGAGATGCTGCCACGGGGATCCAGGAGGAGCCCAGCAGAGGGGATGGGCGCTGCACCTGAGGGCTTCTGGAGGCCTGCTGGACCAGTGGGGGGTGCCCTGGCCCCTCATTTATCTCCAGTTCTTTCTATTCATGAGTCTTCAATAGAACAGGGTAGTTTTCATTTGCAGAATGTTCCCGAACACTTttcatgccttttcatttttctttgctttttttatatatgttttacatgGCTTAGAAGACATTTGAAGACATCGCCCATATcaattattagtttattttttcatggaaGTTTAATTAGCCCAAAGAAGGTAAATCTCCCAATCTATATTCTATCTATAGTCACTAGCTTCTGTTCTGTTCCTCGCCTTTCCTCTGCCGCCAGTATGGTTTCTGGTGAGTAATTCCGTCAAAACAGGTGGTCCCCGTGGTCACAGCCCTTCTACTTCCCAGCTTCATGGACACTTTCCATGCACCCTTTGCTATGATGCAATTCCTTGAAGCGTTTCTCCGCTTTgaaatagactcttaaccaaTATTCGCTCTTATGCTACTGCCTTAGGGCCATTCCACCTTTGTTTGCAGTGTGGCTCTTTTCTCCCTTAACCAGGGGAGGCTTGAGGCACCATTTCTCATTCTATGCTCTCTTCCCAGGCAACCGCTTCCTTCCCTGGGCTTTATGTGAATGGAATGGCTTGTAAATGGCAGGATCAAGGATccatttgtttgtcttatttgttttgttttgttttgttttgtgttttttaaagattttattgatttatatgacacacaaagagacagggagcacaagcagggggagtgtgagagggagaagcagactcccagctgaacagggagctcgacacagggcttgatcccatgccCCAGCATCATGACtgaagcctaaggcagacacttaaccaactcaaccACGGGTGCCCCTGAACAGTCCAATTGTAAAGAATATTCGTACTTGGGGGTCTACCAGTGCGATGTGGAACATATCcggtgcttttcatttttttcctcacaggtctgcttccttttctacttACAGAATTCATATTATCCCTTCTTCTCACTCTTCCCTTTAACATAACTGATATTACTTCACTTCAATTATTATTCCAAGGTTAGTTTTTCTACAAAATCCAAGATACCAACGTAGCATTGGACTTGTGAAGTCTGCCTTTCCCGTGACGACAGCATGCAAAGTGACTTCCAGGAAGTCGATGCGATTACTTCTAATGTGAAAATGAAATCCCGAGTGAGAGAGTGGTACAATCCGTTCTTTCATCAGGGTGTAATCAGACTTGTTTCCTGCTTCAAAAAGAAACGCAAGACGTTTTCTATAGAAACAtttaatgaacagaaaataaagaatttaatatatgtaaaacatatacAATTCTCTTAACCACAAAGGGTAGGTACAactaatataatacaataaaaaaataacttaaatcttataaattgtgaaataaatagtgaaataaataGGCAGATCAGCATGGTCATCTGAAGACGACAGGTGTTTGTAACATTGACTTCAAGTTGCTTAATATACCTGAATACATGTGACAAATTgattcagttcatgtcatgatgaCAGCAGAAATGAGAGTCTTTGACACTACAGGACACATGGGAGTGTGATAGTATTCTTCAGAGAGAACCATTTCCATCTTAAAAGGGGTGTCACTTCCTGCTCCACAATCTCTTATGCATAGCTGTTGATGCATACAAGGGTTTCATGATCTCTGCTCGGACCATCTCCCAGGCACAAGGGCTGTATTGCTTCTCTTGCAGATAGAGGGAGATTCTCTGGAAGTAGTTCCTCAGGATGGAGTCCCCATTCACCAGGGGCGgctctcccacccccgcctcctgCAGGGGACAGACTTCCAGGTGGCCCAGCTGCTCAGAAAGTCCTAAGCACAATTCCTCCAGGAGGGTCGTGTTCCAGGGAGCAGGTGAGGCCTCTGTGCAGAAGAGGTGGAAGGTCTTCTGGTTCGTCACATGGATGACAGAGAGGGCTTGAGCCTTCTGCAGCTGCTTGCCATCAAACACCTCCTGGGGGAAGCCAAAATCATTTGTGTAGTTGTCACAGGAGCTAGCAGACAGTCTCCTCATTTGTCGCAGGAGCATCAGGGTCCTCCAGTGCAGCAGGCCATGGTCCTGAGGCAGGTCACATCCCAGAGAGCCTAGGGAGTGGCAGCTGAGCACCACCAGGGCCACCAAGAAGGAGCAGGGCAGAGCCATTGGGGATCCTGTAGGTGCTGTTGGCCTGGCTGGGGCGGGCACGTCTGGGACCCGTGGCTCTAGCTTCTCTGAACATCTTGTCTTGTGCATGTGGCTTAAGTAGGGGACATAGGTGTTTTCAATTTCTgaatgtttcccttcctttctacttctctttttgctttcctttctacaTTTTCTACTTGGGTTTGGAGCATGGGTTTTTCaactatgtattattttctttaagtattatCCTTGCCTCCAGAATCTTTTTGGatgttttttaatggaaatttccaAGAAAACTTAATAGCAGGGAGACACAGTATATatcattatttaatgtatttttttctgtgcttcaagattaaaaagaaaagtataacgTTTATCAAAATCGGGGTCCAGAATGACTAAAAATTTTAAGctaatagttatattttaaagctattgaTGCTTATGTATATAAGTAAACTTGATGAGTGACTTATAATTTCTTTACATGTATACAGTGAAGTATATGGAGTACATATGCAAATTAACAATTtctgaaaggaaataatgatttCGGTGTACCTGAACATTTACAATCAATCCAGATTGCTAAATGCAAGTGCAAACTGAAATTATTTACTTAACATGTGTTTTTTAGTGCACTGAATTTGAATGTTGCCTCATAggacaaaatcatttttttaagatttttatttatttgacagagagaaagatacagagagagtacaagtagagcagcaggcagacagtgagggagaagcaggctcccaacgagcagggagcctgatgcaaggctccatcccagcaccctgggatcatgacctgagctgaaagcggcCGCAAaaatgagcctcccaggcaccacGACAACCTCATCTTTAACTTCACCTGCTACTACGTACTCTGGAAGGTATtgtcaaaatgttttttctgtttaaCACTAGATAGTTACTGAGGTGTTGAATGAGTTTTGTAGAGctaaatcataaaatttaatgtatttgtgttttcatttccaaagcCTGCATCACAAGAGTCCTCAGACATCAGCAATGGCCACAAGACACCACTGGCAGCTCACCAGTAAGAAAGATGACCTGTCCAGGTAAGACTCTGAGACCCAGGAAATGATGAAGAGAAACTCCTCCAATCCTAAAGGATTCCTGTTATTCCTAGATTTCTCACACTGATCTTGAGGACAGTTTGTGTCCTCTAAGAATTCTGTGCCATTGTTCCTTATGTAATATCCACTAAAACCAGTGAACGACAACAAATAACACAGTTTTGTTAGAGCGCTCCAGGGCCTGGCAAGTGCCCCCAGCTGGAAGCCTGGTTCTTGTTTGGCAAGAGGAGGTGTCAAGGTTCTAATTCCAGATGATGGGATTTTCCCAGCAGCACCTCACTGACAAGGTAGTTAATCACCTCTACTAACCTCTTTCCTCTGCAGTGACTGAGTGTCCTCCACCTGGCTCTCCTGGACTCACTCCTGAAGACAGGCTGGCCATGTCCTGAGGACTCTAGATTCCCCTGATGTGCAGGGGCTGGTTTCCTTGTTAGGAAAGCACTTACTCCCCTAGATCCTTGCCCTTGCCTTTGCCCCTGGAGTGTTTGTGTCTGGGACCCTCTCAGTGCTCACCTACTCCTCTCCTGACCAGGTATGCAAGGTGTCAACAGCCCCCCAATGCTGAAGGTGAACGTTTGTTTTCTCCAAGTAGAGAGAAGGTCAATTATAATCCTTTCACCTTGAATAAGGGAATACATATATTGTGCCATCACAgctcctaattttctttttttttttattgttttaaggtAAGCtccacccacattttttttttaagattttatttatttggcaggcagagataacaagtaggcagagaggcaggcagagagagaggaagggaagcaggctccctgctgagcagagagcctgatgcaagactcgatcccaggacattgggattatgacccgagacaaaggcagaggctttaacccactgagccacccaggcgcccctcacccacattttttttaaagtaagcccaACATAGGGTTCAAATCACAGTCTGACAACAAGCTCTGAAGTTAGAGTAAGAATCTTatccccaaccaactgagccacccaggatcccccaTGGTTCAGATTTTCCTGAAGGTAGGGAACACTTGTTACGTCGAAACTttctgagctcagcacagggaTTTCACTGACTGGGTCTCTCAGGAGAAACTTTCAGCACAGAAACTGATGACCTTCACTGGCTCATTCAGACTGTGTGTTTCCAGTCGGCAGCTTCATCTGGCCATCTGTCTGGTGCTCAGAATGGGGGGGCAGGTGAGGTCCAGGCTATGGTGTCAGGGACAAACCACCTTGTTGCCTTTCCTTATTCACGGTGTTGCATTTTCAACTTAAGTaacaacagcaaagaaaatttgaataacTTAATATTTCCACATGCTTTACTGGACATGCTCTCACTTGCTGGTCCTGATCATGTTCTACGTCATCACGAGGATCacatagaaggaaggaagaggagggccaAGGGGCTGCCTCgcgtttctctttcatttttaagacatCAGTGTTTCTGTTTCTCATGTCACTTTCCTCGAAAGCAAAACGTGGCAgctgtgtgtgggggaggggggaagacaACTGTTCTGTCTGAACGTGACAAAACTGAAAGAGTGGCCTGTCCGCTGAGAAAATGGCAGAGTGTACGTCAGCAAATTTGATGCAGCAACATTGGGATGAGCAGCTCCAGCAGACGGGGAGAATGAAGGCTGTACTGTTATTGCAAGTCAGGAAAGTGACTGCCTCGGCCAGAGGATCCCACAAGACCAACTCTTGATTCCCCATGAGGCCCTCAGCTCTACAAGAGGAGCcacctcattttccttttgttcaatCCACATGTACTCGGCTCTGAGGAGAGATGAGAAGAGTCACACCAACCAGCTGACAAGAGATTGGCAACCAGGACTCAGCTTATCGCTCTCTCTGGAAGGAGACAGGATCCTCGCCCTGCCTGAGAGCTCTACCTACCTGTTAAGTCTCAGACCTGGAAAAGGTTGCCTGAGAAATCCAATATGAAGATGAGAGGAACTGAAAATCCTACATGATTCTGCTCTGTACCTGGATTAGAATAATGATGAGGATCTTTCAAATGACACCACTAAAGCTAACTGCAGTCTAACCCTTCTGAGATCCTTGAAAGCAttacctctgtcttctcattaACCCCATTTGGATCCCGCTTATTTCTGCATCtgtttggagagaaaaagaaacctggaTTTAGAATGTTTCAGATCAAACCAATATCCAAGGTGGAACACAAAGGAGTTGTGAGATAATGGCTGGTCTGGAAGCAGCTGTTAAAACATGTGAGGAatagaaatggacagaggactcAAGAACCAGGAGAGTCCATGGCATGAAGTCAGTCAGATGGAGAGGGTGAGGGATCAAGGACTCTAGATTGCACCGTAGATGCCAATGGCTTGTTGACTGCGGTTGTGTGTGGCaacagggggtgtgggaggatgCAGGACTGACTTGAAGTTCCTAAGACAAGTTG
The DNA window shown above is from Mustela erminea isolate mMusErm1 chromosome 12, mMusErm1.Pri, whole genome shotgun sequence and carries:
- the LOC116570235 gene encoding interferon alpha-1/2-like, translating into MALPCSFLVALVVLSCHSLGSLGCDLPQDHGLLHWRTLMLLRQMRRLSASSCDNYTNDFGFPQEVFDGKQLQKAQALSVIHVTNQKTFHLFCTEASPAPWNTTLLEELCLGLSEQLGHLEVCPLQEAGVGEPPLVNGDSILRNYFQRISLYLQEKQYSPCAWEMVRAEIMKPLYASTAMHKRLWSRK